One Syntrophaceae bacterium DNA window includes the following coding sequences:
- a CDS encoding undecaprenyl-diphosphate phosphatase: MDWLTALILGIVEGISEFLPISSTGHLILASQLMGLGHTEFLKSFEIAIQVGAILSVVALYWRRLLVDFETMKKLVVAFLPTGILGLTLYRVIKTFLLGSPNVVLWSLFLGGIFIIAFEYLHREREDATEDLSGITYRQALLIGLFQSIAMIPGVSRSAATIIGGLSLGLRRKTIVEFSFLLAVPTMLAATAYDLLKSGTAFSMDQMGFLAIGFVTSFVVALLSIKFLLSFIQTHTFIAFGIYRIAFVALWVLIL, from the coding sequence ATGGACTGGCTGACTGCTCTGATTCTGGGGATCGTGGAAGGCATCTCCGAGTTCCTGCCGATCTCGTCCACGGGACACCTGATCCTCGCCTCCCAGCTGATGGGGCTCGGCCACACGGAGTTCCTGAAAAGCTTCGAGATCGCCATCCAGGTCGGCGCCATCCTCTCCGTGGTGGCCCTTTACTGGCGGCGCCTGCTCGTGGATTTCGAGACGATGAAAAAACTCGTTGTCGCCTTCCTCCCCACGGGCATCCTGGGCCTCACCCTTTACCGGGTGATCAAGACGTTCCTCCTCGGCTCGCCGAACGTGGTGCTGTGGTCCCTGTTCCTGGGGGGGATCTTCATCATCGCCTTCGAATACCTGCACCGGGAGCGGGAGGATGCGACGGAGGACCTATCCGGCATCACGTACCGGCAGGCCCTGCTGATCGGCCTCTTTCAGTCCATCGCCATGATCCCGGGGGTTTCCCGTTCCGCCGCCACGATCATCGGCGGGCTGTCCCTGGGACTGCGGCGGAAGACCATCGTCGAGTTTTCCTTTCTCCTGGCGGTGCCCACCATGCTGGCCGCCACGGCCTACGATCTCCTCAAGAGCGGTACAGCCTTCTCCATGGACCAGATGGGATTCCTGGCCATCGGCTTCGTGACTTCCTTCGTTGTGGCGCTCCTCAGCATCAAGTTCCTCCTTTCCTTCATCCAGACCCACACCTTCATTGCCTTCGGCATCTACCGGATCGCCTTCGTCGCCCTCTGGGTGCTGATCCTGTAA
- a CDS encoding ABC transporter substrate-binding protein yields MKENPAPMHRFLRTTFPGIVIAILFAWVCFSPSPAGANPPQRIVSLAPNLTEILFDLGLGDRVAGVTRFCDWPAAAGKKPQVGGYTNPSLEAIVALRPDLVVMTDEGTPREIHDRLVRLGIPVYVFRAKRLEQLPQALREIGPAVGAEAAAKKRAAAIEDALRRLSSRAGERKGNIRTALFVIQPEPLMVAGPGTVIDDAMTVLGVRNIAAGTSAPYPKMSIEEVFHRSPDVIFIGRGSMTGAGGSKLLRQWRALPAVRMGRVYVMGETLYRLSPRLLEGMEEMANLLERSGGSAGKR; encoded by the coding sequence ATGAAAGAGAATCCTGCCCCGATGCACCGGTTCCTGCGGACCACTTTCCCCGGCATCGTAATTGCCATCCTTTTTGCATGGGTCTGCTTTTCTCCCTCCCCGGCGGGGGCGAATCCGCCGCAGCGGATCGTGTCCCTGGCGCCGAATCTGACGGAGATCCTCTTCGACCTCGGCCTGGGCGACCGGGTGGCCGGCGTGACCCGCTTCTGCGACTGGCCGGCGGCGGCCGGGAAAAAACCGCAGGTGGGAGGCTACACCAATCCGTCCCTGGAAGCGATCGTCGCCCTCCGTCCAGACCTGGTGGTCATGACCGATGAGGGAACACCGCGGGAGATCCACGACCGCCTTGTCCGCCTCGGGATCCCTGTTTACGTCTTCCGGGCGAAGCGACTGGAACAGCTTCCGCAGGCTCTGCGGGAGATCGGGCCCGCCGTCGGAGCGGAGGCAGCCGCGAAGAAGCGCGCCGCCGCCATCGAAGACGCGCTGCGCCGGCTTTCGTCACGGGCCGGGGAGAGGAAGGGAAACATCCGGACGGCGCTGTTCGTCATCCAGCCGGAGCCCCTGATGGTCGCCGGACCCGGCACCGTCATCGACGACGCCATGACCGTTCTGGGCGTGCGGAACATCGCCGCCGGGACGTCGGCTCCCTACCCGAAAATGAGCATCGAGGAGGTCTTCCACCGGTCTCCCGATGTGATTTTCATCGGCCGCGGATCCATGACCGGCGCCGGCGGTTCGAAACTGCTCCGCCAGTGGAGAGCCCTGCCGGCCGTCCGCATGGGACGGGTGTACGTCATGGGGGAAACTCTGTACCGCCTCTCGCCGAGGCTCCTAGAAGGAATGGAAGAAATGGCAAACCTGCTGGAACGTTCCGGCGGGTCCGCCGGAAAGAGGTAA
- a CDS encoding sugar phosphate isomerase/epimerase, with translation MDPSLEAWPALKGRYPFRLGTTSYIVPAPILPNIRFLAPLVDEVEIVLFESGREDNLPAPGEITEMGALGEERGLTYNIHLPTGLSLGAANGAERRRACETILRFCDRTRPLGPTVWVLHLEEGGLDGPCSLGGWRERLALSLRDVLAGGLDRSRTVVENLGYPLEWIRPLVEESGLSWCLDVGHILAAGEDLAIALDVMKRRVEMIHLHGLMDGRDHRSAAAVPEEAWRTLRPFLAEYRGGLSVEVFSKEDLRTSLLAMEERL, from the coding sequence ATGGATCCATCCCTCGAAGCCTGGCCCGCCCTGAAGGGCCGATATCCCTTTCGTCTCGGCACGACCTCCTACATCGTGCCGGCCCCGATCCTGCCCAACATCCGCTTCCTGGCTCCCCTGGTGGACGAGGTGGAGATCGTCCTCTTCGAGAGCGGCCGGGAGGACAACCTGCCCGCTCCCGGCGAGATCACCGAGATGGGCGCCCTGGGGGAGGAGCGGGGCCTGACGTACAACATCCATCTGCCCACGGGCCTGTCACTGGGAGCCGCCAACGGGGCGGAACGCCGTCGTGCCTGCGAGACGATTCTTCGTTTCTGCGACCGCACCCGGCCGCTCGGACCGACGGTCTGGGTCCTTCACCTGGAAGAGGGCGGTCTGGACGGCCCTTGCTCCCTCGGCGGATGGCGGGAGCGCCTGGCTTTGTCGCTCCGGGACGTGCTGGCGGGGGGCCTGGACCGGTCCCGGACGGTCGTGGAGAACCTGGGCTATCCCCTCGAATGGATCCGGCCGCTGGTGGAGGAGTCCGGTCTTTCCTGGTGCCTGGACGTGGGCCATATCCTGGCCGCCGGGGAAGACCTCGCCATAGCGCTCGATGTGATGAAGCGGAGGGTGGAGATGATCCATCTGCACGGCCTGATGGACGGACGGGACCATCGGAGCGCCGCCGCCGTACCGGAGGAGGCGTGGCGGACGCTCCGGCCCTTCCTGGCGGAGTACCGGGGGGGGCTTTCCGTGGAGGTCTTTTCCAAGGAGGATCTGCGAACATCCTTGCTGGCCATGGAGGAAAGGCTCTGA
- the cobU gene encoding bifunctional adenosylcobinamide kinase/adenosylcobinamide-phosphate guanylyltransferase — protein MAEIVLVTGGSRSGKSRYAQELAESIAGKRTFVATCPVVDEEMAERIRRHQRARGTGWITLEEAVDLPGALRRAAGSGVVLVDCLTLWVNNLLYEETLRSDRAEGTAAVNAPAGPAGSSGLSEDEMEARCREVLRACADLPGTVIFVTNEVGMGIVPDNALSRRFRDLAGRCNQVVARGADRVVLMVSGIAAMIKGGDSRRDG, from the coding sequence ATGGCGGAAATCGTCCTGGTCACGGGGGGGAGCCGAAGCGGCAAGAGCCGTTACGCCCAGGAACTGGCCGAATCCATCGCGGGGAAGCGGACCTTTGTCGCCACCTGCCCCGTCGTCGACGAGGAGATGGCCGAGCGGATCCGGCGGCATCAGCGGGCAAGGGGGACCGGCTGGATCACCCTCGAGGAGGCGGTGGATCTGCCCGGGGCCCTTCGCCGGGCCGCCGGCAGCGGCGTCGTCCTGGTGGACTGCCTGACCCTCTGGGTGAACAACCTGCTGTACGAGGAGACGCTCCGGTCCGATCGGGCGGAAGGGACGGCAGCCGTGAATGCGCCCGCCGGTCCGGCCGGATCCTCCGGTTTGTCGGAGGACGAAATGGAGGCGCGGTGCCGGGAGGTACTCCGGGCCTGTGCGGATCTTCCCGGGACGGTGATCTTCGTGACCAACGAGGTCGGCATGGGGATCGTCCCCGACAACGCCCTTTCCCGGCGTTTCCGGGATCTGGCCGGACGGTGCAACCAGGTCGTCGCCCGGGGGGCGGACCGGGTGGTTCTGATGGTCAGCGGGATCGCCGCAATGATCAAGGGCGGCGATTCGCGGCGGGACGGATGA